A window of the Lolium perenne isolate Kyuss_39 chromosome 7, Kyuss_2.0, whole genome shotgun sequence genome harbors these coding sequences:
- the LOC127314433 gene encoding BTB/POZ domain-containing protein At1g30440, which yields MACLKLGSRADVFRKQGQDWYCTTGLPSDITVVVGEPSFHLHKFPLLSKSGLLERLIREKIEKGEDSCVIDLSDIPGGAKAFELAARFCYGVKFELTSSNVVHLRCAAEYLEMTEDIAEGNLIAQTENFLTQTVLKSWNDSIKALHTCDGIIDLAEKLQVVKRCIDSVATKSCTDPDVFGWPVVQYGGPTQSPGGSFLWNGISTGARPRNCSSDWWYDDVSCLSLPLYKKVISAMEYRGINQDIIVGSLNHYAKRRLPGLNRRKSISDVSSCLSATTLTAMPSEEEQKYLLEEIDRLLPFQRGVTSCKLLFGLLRTAIILKASSSCVSNLERRIGLQLDKATLEDLLITNMSESDETLYDVDCIHRILGHFLAMDQETGGASPGLGDDGQLLASPSLMPVTMVAKLIDGYLAEVAPDSNLKLPKFKSLAAAIPDYARPIDDGLYRAVDIYLKAHPHLPESEKEELCHVMDCQKLSLEACTHAAQNERLPLRVIVQVLFFEQLQLRSSIAECLMISENLEGGSRQLGLPISGDQHRGVGWPLGARENQALREGMDGMKQRVAELEKECSTMREEIARLGRSKSVGKSKLFFLGLGGTKPQICSTKDAAPATTTAASDDEKLAVVKADATPRLKLSRPKKNLSIEA from the exons ATGGCCTGTCTGAAGCTGGGATCGAGGGCCGATGTGTTCAGGAAGCAGGGCCAAGACTG GTATTGCACAACTGGTCTTCCTAGTGATATTACTGTGGTAGTTGGGGAACCATCTTTTCATCTCCACAAG TTTCCTCTATTATCAAAGAGTGGCCTTTTGGAACGTCTCATTAGAGAAAAAATTGAGAAGGGAGAAGATAGCTGTGTCATTGACCTATCTGATATTCCTGGTGGAGCAAAGGCTTTTGAACTAGCTGCTAGGTTCTGCTATGGTGTGAAGTTTGAATTGACTTCCTCCAATGTTGTGCACCTTCGCTGCGCTGCTGAGTATCTCGAGATGACTGAAGACATTGCCGAGGGAAACTTGATTGCACAGACTGAGAACTTCCTTACCCAAACAGTCCTCAAAAGCTGGAACGATTCAATCAAGGCACTTCATACTTGTGATGGCATCATTGATCTTGCTGAAAAATTGCAAGTAGTAAAGAGGTGCATTGACTCGGTTGCAACTAAATCATGTACTGATCCTGATGTATTTGGTTGGCCAGTCGTGCAGTATGGTGGTCCAACGCAGAGTCCTGGAGGGAGCTTCTTGTGGAATGGTATTAGCACTGGAGCAAGGCCAAGAAATTGCAGTTCAGATTGGTGGTATGATGATGTTTCGTGCTTAAGTCTTCCATTGTACAAGAAGGTAATCTCAGCCATGGAATACCGAGGCATCAATCAGGACATTATCGTTGGATCCCTTAACCATTATGCCAAGAGGCGTTTACCTGGTCTAAATCGGCGTAAAAGCATTAGCGATGTCAGCAGCTGCCTTTCAGCGACAACTTTAACAGCCATGCCTTCTGAAGAGGAGCAGAAGTATCTTCTTGAGGAGATTGATAGACTGCTGCCTTTTCAAAGGGGTGTTACATCTTGCAAGCTGTTGTTTGGCCTTTTGCGCACAGCAATCATTCTTAAAGCCAGCTCCTCCTGTGTATCTAACTTGGAGCGACGGATAGGTTTGCAGCTTGACAAGGCCACTCTGGAAGATCTTCTGATAACAAACATGTCTGAATCTGATGAAACGCTCTATGATGTGGATTGCATCCATAGGATTCTTGGACACTTCTTGGCAATGGATCAAGAAACTGGTGGAGCTTCCCCTGGCCTTGGTGACGATGGGCAACTATTAGCTTCTCCATCTCTAATGCCGGTAACTATGGTTGCTAAGTTGATTGACGGCTACCTAGCTGAAGTTGCGCCAGATTCCAACCTAAAGTTGCCAAAGTTCAAGTCTTTGGCTGCTGCCATACCAGATTATGCTCGGCCAATAGATGATGGACTTTATCGTGCTGTTGACATCTATCTGAAG GCGCATCCCCATCTCCCGGAGTCAGAGAAGGAAGAACTTTGCCATGTGATGGACTGCCAGAAACTCTCCCTGGAGGCTTGCACCCACGCAGCTCAGAATGAGCGTCTCCCTCTGCGTGTCATCGTGCAGGTACTCTTCTTCGAGCAGCTCCAGCTTCGGAGCTCCATCGCcgagtgcctcatgatctccgagAACCTCGAGGGTGGCTCGAGGCAGCTCGGCCTGCCAATCTCTGGTGACCAACATCGTGGCGTCGGCTGGCCCCTAGGTGCCAGGGAGAACCAGGCCCTGCGTGAGGGCATGGACGGCATGAAGCAGCGGGTGGCCGAGCTGGAGAAGGAGTGCTCCACCATGAGGGAGGAGATAGCGAGGCTGGGCCGCAGCAAAAGTGTCGGGAAGAGCAAGCTGTTCTTCCTCGGTCTTGGTGGCACGAAGCCGCAGATCTGCAGCACCAAGGATGCTGCTCCCGCAACGACAACAGCGGCGAGCGACGACGAAAAGCTGGCCGTGGTGAAGGCTGATGCCACACCACGGCTGAAGCTCAGCAGACCCAAGAAAAACTTGTCCATAGAGGCCTAG